One window of the Mixophyes fleayi isolate aMixFle1 chromosome 6, aMixFle1.hap1, whole genome shotgun sequence genome contains the following:
- the LOC142095310 gene encoding olfactory receptor 5AR1-like, with protein MNLESKLNGTSFAIKGLSGIPELRFPVFLMCLFIYCIIIFGNVTIFAIILGNPHLHIPMYIFLMNLSAADIIYASNILPNLLNMLLTQHNDISFFGCMTQMYFYIALTCTEVLLLEVMAYDRYVAICHPLQYLRFMRLTCCAGLAIAAWTFSFLITIGHTVLVSKLSFCDSHLIDHFYCDIAPLLKLICSDTYTVEIMNYIEGVLVTFNAFVFTIISYLFIISTILKIKSAEGRLKTFSTCSSHLTCVIIFYGTLFCLYMRPTSSYSPERDKFFALLSGVLIPILNPVIYSLKNQEFKVGLKKLMGKTLY; from the coding sequence AtgaatttggaaagcaaacttAATGGAACTAGTTTTGCAATCAAAGGCCTGTCAGGCATCCCAGAGCTCCGATTTCCAGTATTCCTGATGTGTCTTTTTATCTACTGTATCATTATCTTTGGGAATGTAACAATCTTTGCCATTATTTTAGGAAATCCACACCTACACATtcctatgtatatttttttgatGAACCTTTCAGCAGCAGATATCATTTACGCTTCAAATATTCTACCTAACTTGTTGAATATGCTCCTCACACAGCACAATGACATTTCATTCTTTGGGTGTATGACACAGATGTATTTCTACATAGCTCTGACTTGTACAGAAGTCCTTCTGCTTGAGGTTATGGCATATGACCGCTATGTGGCCATCTGTCACCCGCTTCAATATTTACGATTTATGCGTTTAACATGCTGTGCTGGGCTTGCAATTGCTGCATGGACCTTTAGTTTTCTAATTACAATTGGACATACTGTGCTGGTATCTAAACTGTCCTTTTGTGATTCACATCTCATTGACCATTTTTACTGCGATATCGCCCCTCTTCTGAAACTGATCTGCAGTGATACGTACACTgtagaaatcatgaattatattgaAGGAGTGCTTGTGACATTCAATGCATTTGTATTTACAATCATttcttatttgtttattatatctACCATTTTGAAGATAAAATCTGCAGAAGGTCGACTTAAAACGTTTTCTACCTGCTCCTCCCACCTAACTTGTGTGATTATTTTTTATGGGACTTTATTTTGTCTGTACATGAGACCCACATCAAGTTATTCACCGGAGCGGGATAAGTTTTTCGCTCTTTTATCTGGTGTGTTAATTCCAATATTGAATCCTGTTATTTATAGCTTGAAAAATCAGGAATTTAAAGTTGGTTTAAAGAAACTTATGGGCAAGACGTTATATTAA